The genomic region TTATATAGTATATATAAAGTATCCACTCTCAGATGGGCAAGTTGCGATCATCTATAAAGATCTGGAGATCACAAGGAAGTTCTATGTATATAGCGTGACGTTGAAGAAGACTGATATTGTGCGTGTGAGTGTCATAGGCATAAAATTTGGGGCCAAGCCAATACATGAAACTCTCGAGTATGAATATCTGACTGCTTCATGCTAGGAAGGTGAAAATGCAATAGGAAAAGATCTCTGTTAAAAGTTGTTAATTATTTAGGTGTCAATCCATGTTCAACTTAGTTCCTTTTACTATTTCGGTATATTTAGGAGAGTTACAATCTCTTCCGCTTGTATGCTTAAATTTGTGACATTTTTTTGCTTTGTAGGGAACAATATTTCCCCTTGCATTGTTAAGTGGCACGATAATTTCTGATGAGGCTCTCACGTTATTATGTGAATTGGGAATAGTGTTGCTTTATGTGTAGAAAACTGAAGATATGATGAGATCCTTTCAAAACCGCCCCCTGAGCAAACCATATATGCTAGATCCTCGTGTAGGAATTCATGCCATTATTTGAGACAATTACATATGTTGGATCCTCGCGACGGTATCTTTTGCGCTTCTTTAGGCGATCACACATGTTGGATgctcaaaaatattaatttgaaaGTAGAAACATAGTCATATGGACATTCATTTGTTTGATCTTATTCAACAATAGTTAAAGAACTAAAAGAATAATGTAACTAACCtgtcaatttccttcttcattaaaGGATCAAAATCATCTTCAGAATCCCCTTTAGAGTGTTTCATTAATGGATCGAAATCATCTTTAGAACCTCCTTCATTGTATTTACTTGAAGAGGTCTTTAATGCATTACatgaacatttgaagatgaataCAAACAAAAATTCTAGGTAAGACCATGAAAAATGTTGATCTTAAAAGGCATTAAAATGAGGATACCCCACATGCAAACATTCTCATAAGTTAATCTAAAATATAAATGGTCAGAGTATTaccttattattgttattattttctaTTGTATTTTTTGAAGAAATATCTTTTGTTTTCCCCTCTTTTCTcctattcttctttttcttcttaattgTTGAAGTACCTATCATATATGTCAAATTATTTGTATCTTTatgatagaaaaaataaaaaataaaatttataaaagtttTATAATCTCTAAGGAGACTTTAATACAAAAAAATAGGAatgagaaaatggaagaaaaaaatacGCTATAAAAAAGTGAATTCTAAGGAAAACATGAAATATTACCACAATCTGGCCCATTAATATATTTAAGTAAATCATTAATCGAGCGTTCATCTTTTGGTTTCTCAACAACCTTAACATCCTGAAATACAAGaagttttattatataatttacaTTAAACAATTATAAgagaatatattaattcaaatctTTAGAAACACATGTAACTAAAAAGATAAAACATGCCTTCAATGTCTTTCTCACTCGTAGTTCTTGATTCTTTATTTCAGAAAAATTCTTGAAAAGTATGATCCGTGAATAACCAGTCATATATTTGATATTATCAAAATTTTCCTCCTATCAAAATGTCCAATAAAAATTTAACAAACATCATAGTTTTATTTAAGGGTCACATAATTAGATGTAGGCCATATCCACATACCTCGTCAAAGTCATCATTTAGATGAAATAGTTTAGAAACTTCTTTAGGAGCTTTTCCTTTAGTTTGTTGAGCAAGTTCTTTGCATGTCAAGTCAACTAATGGTGTTATTTCCAGACTTACAGCAGCAGTTCCTAACTCAATCAAAGTCTTTATATCTTTTGATATAAAAGACTCAGCAAAAGCTTTGCACTCCTATAATAGTAGCAATCACATGAAAATACTTgtactgtaaaatatttttactagAATACctctaattattaataattaacaaaaaatatatatttatttgtaattttgaaaTTTCAAATGTTTAGTGACATAATTAAATTTCAGTTTAATTTTTTCGCTTGTCTAATAATTTGAATTAAACTTTTTTTAGGAAATAAAGTTGGAGGACCGAAAAActataaatttcttctcaaaacAAGAAATTAAAAATGAATCATGAGAATTAACAATATTCCATACCTTTTCGGGGCGCCCTTTTATTTGATAAAATCGACAATAATCAAGTATTAAACCCAACATTGTAGATGTAACACAAGGTGGAAGAGATACTGCAGAGTGTTTAGAAAATCCCTTATAATTTTGAACAATTTCCCGACAAATGATTGGGCAAAACTTAGCCACCGACTTCTCTATTTGTTGAAATAAACCATCCTTAGTTTGAATCCATACATATGATTCCATCTAAGAAATATAACAGCAACAAAAAAGTTAGTAAACTAAAAATTTATGCAATCATGTACACCTAAATTTACATACATATCTTAGATTTGAAATAATTTAGTTAATTTCTTCTCTAAATTATAGAAATTTATTTCGCTTTATTCATTGTGAGATGAGAACATGTATTTTAAATGAAGAAGTGTATCATGCATTGAAGGTTAAACTCAACTAATATATAATACTActaaaagaaaatcaataaaaaaattaaccatattaaataaatataagtaaCAAATTAAGGTGGAAACTTATAATTACCTAACAAATTTGGTTCACTTTACCTTACTTTATATTAAAAGAGTGGTGTAATATGATATCATATCTCGTGGTTCAATTATAGTTTTACCCTACTTTCACCATAAATTTCATTAAAGATTGGCCAAATCATAATAGTAAAATatattctaaacatatattactGGAAAATGTAAGATTGAGGGCTGTTTAATTTATAACGATTATGTTCCTAAGTAAAAGGTTGAGAATGAAGTTAAATATTatcaacattcaaaataaaattttattgtttaacaatcaatcaaacaaaataataataaatcctATATAAGTCATTGACAATCAATCAAACAAATCAATAATAAATCACATATTAGTCATTAGTaacacattttatattttttaattgacaATCAATCATAACtattaaaatctttaaattatttgatgaaattttaattattaataatgtcACACATACAGTTTCATACGAAATCTTTTATTAATAACTGTTACACTAATAACGTAGGAAAATAAACACCATATAATAACCTGAAACGATGCTAATATTTCAAATATCTATTGTAACATACATTTATTtaactaaataattctaaactaGAATTTAGAATACTCCAGTGAAATTATATttcattgagtttttttttttttttacaatacttcaaaaatataataaacaatTTGACTTTTCCGGATTTACATGTAACCTATTCAAAAATATCAATTATTTTGTGTTAAAAGTAAAACATGTAAGAGAATAGATGATTTCAATTTTTAGTTTATTAAATGAAACAAGattgttaaatttatttataacataaataaaaaacaaaaggtcATACAACAATTTTAAAATGCAATGTTCTCAAACTTTAAATAATCTAAGAAATAATCATGAAAATAATACATACCTTCTTGATGATTAAATTTGACAATTTTTCTGTAGATCTCTACAAAGATAAACCTTTCTTATTTTCAAGCTTCAAATGATCACCTAAGTGTCAAGTAAACCACAGTGAAAATTCGTTACTTCTAAGAGTTTAGAAAACCCAAACATACAGGgaaaaaaaaataaggaaacGAGGCATCGAATAAAGAAAAATATGTTTTATCTTACCAAGGGAAACTGGTGCAACCACAATGAAAAAGAGGATGAGAGAATGTCAGAGAAAATTATTGAGAGAAAAGAGgatgagagaatgtgaaagagaaTTGTTGAGAGAGGGCATTAGAATTTATTtgtattgaaaagaaaaaaattatattttactataaaagatatggtacaattaaaaaaattattttaaattaaaaaaaaagaaaatattaattatgtttctACTTTCAGTTGTTTAACTAATGAGAAAAGTTTATTTATTAAtagtaaatttcaaattttgtgtgttttttttacctttttgattttttaaatttatatattttttaagtaattacctacttttatattaatataaatatttctttACAACATATTAATTTATTACACATATAAAAATACATATAAGGATATATAAAATATGAAGATATATATAATAGGTAAAGATATTAAAAATTAGATTTTgatgttttatatattatataaaggaGATATACAATATATAAGGATATATTATATATAagaatatacatatataatatagccttatatattatatatttcctttatataatatatataaaatattatataccattatatatatatatatatatatatatatatatatatatatatatatatatatatatatatatatatatataatccttATATATCACTTTATATAAGAAtggtaaaaaaattatataaaaataaatattatatatatgaataaaactaaaaaacaataTATCAGTGATGTTTTTACTTTAATTTGTTTAACtaataaaaaaagtttatttattaatagtaaacttcaaattttaattttttcgtttaattttaaaataattagcttcttttattttaatataatttatttgtttgAGGAAACAAGGGTTGAAATCTAATGTAAAGAAAAATTATTAACGTAACAAGGTCACGAGGAATAAACAAAACTTGTAGCAGAAGAAAAGCTCCAACAAAAAAAAAGCTATTGGACGCAAAATTTacgattttaatattttaatatgtaCGATTTAAGATTTTAATAAAAAGGAAACGTTAATTTTGtcaatatatataacaaattttgGAGAACatattttgtttaaacaaaaaaaatggagGAGGGTCCTAATCACTATCAACACAGCAAAATTTCTTAAGTGTAATAATTGTAGATGAAATATACTTTTTGTTCTTTATTTCCATTCTTTTTATCTTTTACCTTTAAAATTTAGGTTCGAATTTGTGctctttatttattttcataatattgTATTATTGGTTCTTTTGTGAAACCTATAAATTTGATATCATTATACTTCCATTATTGTTTATATGTATTATCTAAAAAGGAtgcaattttgtttttaattttttttcttacaacttataaaattataaatgaaaaattacacagaggttctttaaattattattttttaacaaattggTCTTTAAGTTTTATTTGTAATAATTTGGTCCTTTAAGTTATCAAATGTGTGCAActaaatattgaataaaaaaatacataattcaAGTATTGTAACCGGTTAAGACAGGGTGGTAACCTGTTACAACAAATCACTttaatcgcatttagcggatacatagcactttctttgatcaattaaacaaatattCAGCACATAATACTATTTAAAACAGAATAACTCCTTTTATTAGAACATGgtggaatcatagttctcaatctttgaaTCAATAGCATCTTATTCAGCTatgataaaacaataaacaacaacaatcataaacatcataaatcatctcccgagtgctacgtatccgagcgacaaccgactcgattaacagCAACTAAAtattcatactcgaacacctgcacgttactaatataaaggcaacggcgaacaagagaaaagggtgagatatcaaatcatataagtgagcgcatgataaattgtatattaggatccaggcatatatagtcatcacattgcaa from Vicia villosa cultivar HV-30 ecotype Madison, WI unplaced genomic scaffold, Vvil1.0 ctg.000986F_1_1, whole genome shotgun sequence harbors:
- the LOC131632680 gene encoding SKP1-like protein 21, which translates into the protein MLGLILDYCRFYQIKGRPEKECKAFAESFISKDIKTLIELGTAAVSLEITPLVDLTCKELAQQTKGKAPKEVSKLFHLNDDFDEEENFDNIKYMTGYSRIILFKNFSEIKNQELRVRKTLKDVKVVEKPKDERSINDLLKYINGPDCGTSTIKKKKKNRRKEGKTKDISSKNTIENNNNNKTSSSKYNEGGSKDDFDPLMKHSKGDSEDDFDPLMKKEIDRSNK